From a region of the Vicinamibacterales bacterium genome:
- a CDS encoding TonB-dependent receptor codes for MSIRRLGAALTAWAMLLLTVSAVQAQVQTGSITGTVADTSGAVLPGVTVTLSGERLIGGSETRVTDASGTYRFDRLVPGAYNVKFELEGFKTVDRTDVRINAAFVATISPRLEVGALSETITVTGDSPTVDVRSNVQQTVMNQEILEGVPTGRDPWSLAKIIPGVQVSTYDVGGTQSMQQSSLSSHGSNTNDVSYNIDGATVNWPGGGGGATMLYYDQGMFEEVNYMTSAIPAEMLAGGVSINMVTKIGSNQWRGNLRGNFANDSLQSENFAATQKENPTFLGNPTKKTYDLNFSGGGALIQNRLWVNGTYRKWVVNKLVNARNPDGSQALDDNDLKNYSSKAVAQFTPNQKLTVSYLWNNKIRGHRRDTPPNFVEDIASLVQTNPASTTQVKYTGIKNRLVFESNFSVMNGQTNYGYQDGTPADAIRKVDNGSSSAFNAATREEHQPNSRTQFDNILSYSASKGGEHLFKGGVQFGRLYYESDYSVRGDHYVEYNNGVPAQVRQFNTPVNSKNIAHVLGFFLQDSWSINRLTLNLGMRYDHYTGILPDQSAPATRFAPARSVSQEDVIKQGIAVWRTGLAYDVTGNGSTAVKASYSRYGLQTGIDRVTNVNPLTAGSRTCVWTDPNGDGRFQDSEQGTCGAFSGGVSTFYADGVDWPYSDEITAGVEQQLSGSIRVGAMFYYRTNRKQFGVTNTAVPSSAYTPFQLTIPNGPGGTVASPKPVTVTVYNLSSALASAQNNLRDNQDYLDTDYKGVEFTANKRFSDRWQMVAGLTVGNNRGGVNTAGGQSGTADLNDPNNTTFPDGIIGNDSTVAFRLSGSYVLPWDVTFAGSLVSNSGYPYVSTASVTRAQAAAAGVTMTRATQTVLLSERGDERFDPVTMLDLRLSKRIRFGSRSFTPQIDFFNITNADTTVSNNAVVGGTYLRPADILAPRIIRVGFSLDF; via the coding sequence ATGAGTATTCGTCGACTGGGAGCCGCGCTGACGGCTTGGGCCATGCTGCTGCTGACCGTGTCCGCGGTCCAGGCCCAGGTGCAGACGGGGTCGATCACGGGAACGGTAGCCGACACGAGCGGCGCGGTCCTGCCGGGCGTCACCGTCACCCTGAGCGGCGAGCGCCTGATTGGCGGCTCGGAGACGCGGGTGACCGACGCGAGCGGCACGTACCGCTTCGACCGGCTGGTGCCGGGCGCCTACAACGTCAAGTTCGAGCTCGAGGGATTCAAGACCGTCGATCGCACGGACGTCCGCATCAACGCGGCCTTCGTCGCGACGATCTCGCCGCGGCTCGAGGTGGGCGCCCTGTCGGAGACCATCACGGTGACGGGCGACTCGCCGACCGTCGACGTGCGGTCCAACGTGCAGCAGACGGTGATGAACCAGGAGATCCTCGAGGGCGTGCCGACCGGGCGCGATCCGTGGTCGCTGGCCAAGATCATCCCCGGCGTCCAGGTGAGCACCTACGACGTGGGCGGCACGCAGTCGATGCAGCAGAGCAGCCTCTCGTCGCACGGCTCCAACACGAACGACGTCAGCTACAACATCGACGGCGCCACCGTGAACTGGCCCGGCGGCGGCGGCGGCGCGACGATGCTCTACTACGACCAGGGGATGTTCGAGGAGGTCAACTACATGACCTCGGCCATCCCGGCCGAGATGCTGGCCGGCGGCGTGTCCATCAACATGGTCACCAAGATCGGCAGCAACCAGTGGCGGGGCAACCTGCGCGGCAACTTCGCCAACGACAGCCTGCAGTCGGAGAACTTCGCCGCGACGCAGAAGGAGAACCCGACCTTCCTCGGCAACCCGACGAAGAAGACCTACGACCTGAACTTCTCCGGCGGCGGCGCCCTCATCCAGAACCGCCTGTGGGTGAACGGCACCTACCGCAAGTGGGTCGTCAACAAGCTCGTGAACGCCCGGAACCCCGACGGCAGCCAGGCGCTGGACGACAACGACCTGAAGAACTACTCGAGCAAGGCCGTGGCGCAGTTCACGCCCAACCAGAAGCTGACGGTCTCCTACCTCTGGAACAACAAGATCCGCGGCCACCGCCGCGACACGCCGCCGAACTTCGTCGAGGACATCGCCTCGCTCGTGCAGACCAACCCGGCGTCCACGACGCAGGTGAAGTACACGGGCATCAAGAACCGCCTGGTGTTCGAGTCGAACTTCAGCGTCATGAACGGCCAGACGAACTACGGCTACCAGGACGGCACGCCGGCCGACGCCATCCGCAAGGTGGACAACGGCTCGTCGTCGGCGTTCAACGCCGCCACGCGTGAGGAGCACCAGCCGAACTCGCGGACGCAGTTCGACAACATCCTGAGCTACAGCGCCAGCAAGGGCGGCGAGCACCTGTTCAAGGGCGGCGTCCAGTTCGGGCGGCTGTACTACGAGTCCGACTACTCGGTGCGCGGCGATCACTACGTCGAGTACAACAACGGCGTGCCGGCGCAGGTCCGCCAGTTCAACACGCCCGTGAACTCGAAGAACATCGCCCACGTGCTGGGCTTCTTCCTGCAGGACAGCTGGTCGATCAATCGCCTCACCCTGAACCTGGGCATGCGCTACGACCACTACACGGGCATCCTGCCCGACCAGTCGGCGCCGGCGACGCGGTTCGCGCCCGCTCGCAGCGTGTCCCAGGAGGACGTCATCAAGCAGGGCATCGCCGTGTGGCGCACCGGCCTCGCCTACGACGTCACGGGCAACGGGTCCACGGCCGTGAAGGCGTCTTACAGCCGCTATGGCCTGCAGACGGGCATCGACCGCGTGACCAACGTGAACCCGCTCACCGCCGGCAGCCGCACGTGCGTGTGGACCGACCCGAACGGCGACGGCAGGTTCCAGGACTCGGAGCAGGGCACGTGCGGCGCCTTCAGCGGCGGCGTGTCGACCTTCTACGCCGACGGCGTGGACTGGCCGTACTCGGACGAGATCACGGCCGGCGTCGAGCAGCAGCTGAGCGGCTCGATCCGCGTGGGCGCGATGTTCTACTACCGCACCAACCGCAAGCAGTTCGGCGTGACGAACACGGCCGTGCCGTCCAGCGCCTACACGCCGTTCCAGCTCACGATCCCCAACGGCCCCGGAGGCACCGTCGCCAGCCCGAAGCCGGTGACGGTGACGGTCTACAACCTCAGCTCGGCGCTCGCCAGCGCGCAGAACAACCTGCGCGACAACCAGGACTACCTGGACACGGACTACAAGGGCGTGGAGTTCACGGCGAACAAGCGCTTCTCGGACCGCTGGCAGATGGTGGCCGGTCTCACCGTCGGCAACAACCGCGGCGGCGTCAACACCGCGGGCGGCCAGTCGGGCACGGCGGATCTGAACGACCCCAACAACACGACCTTCCCCGACGGCATCATCGGCAACGACTCCACCGTGGCGTTCCGCCTGTCGGGCAGCTACGTCCTGCCGTGGGACGTCACGTTCGCGGGTTCGCTGGTCTCGAACAGCGGATACCCGTACGTGTCCACGGCGTCGGTGACCCGCGCGCAGGCGGCGGCCGCCGGCGTGACGATGACCCGCGCCACCCAGACCGTGCTCCTCAGCGAGCGCGGTGACGAGCGGTTCGATCCGGTCACGATGCTGGACCTGCGGCTCTCCAAGCGGATTCGCTTCGGCTCGCGGAGCTTCACGCCCCAGATCGACTTCTTCAACATCACCAACGCCGACACCACGGTGAGCAACAACGCCGTGGTCGGCGGCACCTACCTCCGGCCCGCGGACATCCTCGCGCCCCGGATCATCCGCGTCGGCTTCAGCCTGGACTTCTAG
- a CDS encoding ribonuclease H-like domain-containing protein, protein MALKPSLADRLRSVVGGSAVPRVHPDAGGRPPRDPAAIGPGGDPSEPAGGLESRAARAARAAATLGGALETRGDGLCIVVDRRYDADVRHGRQRVGDIVHGLRRTADGLRALGTAWPGSGGPGLGTPDGLCVVDLETTGLAGGAGTQAFLVGCARLDGDGVHVRQFLAPGFEFERAQLGALAEWMADRTWLVTFNGRTFDVPLLEMRFAFNRLRWPWAELPHLDALHPARRFWRDRSVLTGPDPDEASCTLGVLERRLSGVHRVGDVPGSEIPARYFQFARDGRAEPLEAVLEHNRLDLLSTLLVCARASRLVAEGPAATERGQECLGLGRVYERLADAARAEGCYARAAAEGLGVGDPLLRAEALRRLAFLQRRDGRPDHAAASWGALLATRGAPGRLRREAREALAIHHEHRARDLEAARAVVLEGLREAPDDPRRAGSQHRLARIERKLARRTPGRLLPSFDDDAL, encoded by the coding sequence ATGGCGCTCAAGCCCTCCCTGGCCGATCGGCTGCGGTCCGTCGTGGGCGGATCGGCGGTGCCGCGCGTCCACCCGGACGCCGGGGGGCGGCCGCCGCGCGACCCGGCGGCGATCGGACCGGGGGGCGATCCGTCCGAGCCCGCGGGAGGGCTCGAGAGCCGCGCGGCGCGCGCGGCCCGGGCGGCCGCGACGCTCGGCGGCGCGCTCGAGACCCGCGGCGACGGGCTCTGCATCGTCGTGGACCGCCGCTACGACGCGGACGTGCGGCACGGCCGTCAGCGCGTGGGGGACATCGTCCACGGGTTGCGGCGCACCGCCGACGGGCTTCGCGCCCTCGGCACGGCGTGGCCGGGGAGCGGTGGGCCCGGCCTGGGAACGCCCGATGGCCTGTGCGTCGTCGACCTCGAGACCACGGGCCTGGCGGGCGGCGCGGGGACGCAGGCATTCCTGGTCGGGTGCGCCCGTCTCGACGGGGACGGCGTGCACGTCCGGCAGTTCCTGGCGCCGGGCTTCGAGTTCGAACGCGCCCAACTCGGCGCGCTGGCCGAGTGGATGGCCGACCGCACGTGGCTCGTGACCTTCAACGGGCGCACGTTCGACGTGCCGCTGCTGGAGATGCGGTTCGCGTTCAACCGGCTGCGGTGGCCCTGGGCGGAGCTGCCGCACCTGGACGCCCTCCACCCGGCCCGGCGCTTCTGGCGCGACAGGTCCGTGCTGACGGGCCCCGATCCGGACGAGGCCAGCTGCACGCTCGGCGTCCTCGAACGGAGGCTGTCCGGCGTGCACCGCGTGGGGGACGTGCCGGGCTCCGAGATCCCCGCGCGCTACTTCCAGTTCGCCAGGGACGGACGGGCCGAGCCGCTGGAGGCGGTCCTGGAACACAACCGGCTGGACCTCCTGTCCACGCTGCTCGTGTGCGCCCGGGCCTCGCGGCTGGTGGCCGAGGGGCCCGCGGCCACCGAACGCGGACAGGAATGCCTGGGCCTGGGCCGGGTGTACGAGCGGCTGGCCGATGCCGCCAGGGCCGAGGGCTGTTACGCGCGGGCGGCGGCCGAGGGGCTGGGCGTGGGCGACCCCCTCCTTCGGGCCGAGGCGCTCCGCCGGCTGGCCTTCCTGCAGCGGCGGGATGGACGTCCGGACCACGCGGCCGCCTCGTGGGGCGCGCTGCTGGCCACGCGGGGCGCTCCCGGACGCCTCCGCCGGGAGGCCCGCGAGGCCCTGGCCATCCACCACGAACACCGGGCACGCGACCTCGAGGCGGCCCGCGCCGTCGTCCTGGAGGGCCTCAGGGAGGCCCCGGACGACCCCAGGCGCGCCGGCAGCCAGCACCGCCTGGCCCGGATCGAACGGAAACTGGCCCGCCGGACGCCTGGACGCCTCCTGCCGAGCTTCGACGACGACGCGCTCTGA
- a CDS encoding DEAD/DEAH box helicase has protein sequence MSAPPMPSLPGPSTSLVERKDKALHGALEHLAPGPWLERPDTPDGVITAVRRLPPVEATYAPFPDGLDPRLRVALERRGLRQLYAHQAEAYARVANGEHIVVTTPTASGKTLCYNLPVLDAILKDPAARALYLFPTKALAQDQMAELHELTALVTEAGGEAIGVHTYDGDTPADARKTIRARAHIALTNPDMLHAGVLPHHPRWAKLFENLRYVVIDELHAYRGVFGSHLCNVLRRLQRIARHYGSDPQFICSSATIANPRELAERLAERPFSLIARSGAPRGEKFFVFVNPPVVNRELGIRRSYLAEARRVAGEFLRRHLQVIVFCQSRLATEILTTYLKEDFETVPGMSEQIRGYRGGYLPLRRREIEKGLREGSVKGVVSTNALELGIDIGALDVSIMAGYPGTIAATWQRAGRAGRRTARSAAVMVASSAPIDQFVVKHPAYFFDASPEHALVNPDNLHILVDHVKCAAFELPFTGADAFGAVDVQEVLQILRENALVHFSGDEETPDDGQWHWTSESYPADAISLRSISSDNFVVVDVTGEARVIGETDFTSGPSTLHPKAIYLVEGRLFQVETLDFDGRKAYVRSVDCDYYTDAISYSKVTILDVAAGAGETATHGDVHVSSRVVGFKKIKFYTNENVGSGELDLPEQQMHTTAYWLSVPRAVMQALPYSKDERRDGVVGLGFAMKHVATLLLMCDGRDVGLAFGQGDDAQGETGPVGGRTAVPESLGDEPRIFLYDAFPGGIGFSAPLFGMHGDLLARTYELVAGCECDHGCPTCVGPIGETGPRAKRVALAILDALGTERLPGRATGGSDALPAPGAALPAAEADADVPF, from the coding sequence ATGTCCGCACCGCCGATGCCGTCGCTTCCCGGGCCGTCCACCTCGCTCGTCGAGCGCAAGGACAAGGCGCTGCACGGGGCCCTCGAACACCTCGCGCCCGGGCCGTGGCTCGAACGGCCCGATACGCCCGACGGCGTGATCACGGCCGTCCGCCGGCTGCCGCCGGTGGAGGCCACGTACGCACCGTTTCCGGACGGACTGGATCCGCGGCTCCGGGTGGCGCTCGAGCGGCGCGGCCTTCGCCAGCTGTACGCGCACCAGGCCGAGGCGTACGCGCGCGTGGCGAACGGCGAGCACATCGTGGTCACCACACCGACGGCGTCGGGCAAGACGCTCTGCTACAACCTGCCCGTCCTCGACGCGATCCTGAAGGACCCGGCGGCGCGCGCGCTGTACCTCTTCCCGACCAAGGCGCTCGCGCAGGACCAGATGGCGGAGCTTCACGAGCTCACGGCACTCGTCACCGAGGCGGGCGGCGAGGCGATCGGCGTGCACACCTACGACGGCGACACGCCGGCCGACGCCAGGAAGACCATTCGCGCGCGGGCGCACATCGCGCTCACGAACCCCGACATGCTGCACGCGGGTGTGCTGCCGCACCATCCGCGGTGGGCGAAGCTCTTCGAGAACCTCCGCTACGTGGTCATCGACGAGCTGCACGCCTATCGCGGCGTGTTCGGCAGCCACCTGTGCAACGTCCTCCGGCGCCTCCAGCGGATCGCCCGCCACTACGGATCGGATCCGCAGTTCATCTGCTCGTCGGCCACCATCGCGAACCCGCGCGAGCTGGCCGAGCGCCTCGCCGAGCGTCCCTTCTCGCTCATCGCCAGGAGCGGCGCGCCGCGCGGCGAGAAGTTCTTCGTGTTCGTCAACCCGCCGGTGGTCAACCGCGAGCTGGGCATCCGCCGCTCGTACCTGGCCGAGGCGCGGCGGGTGGCGGGGGAGTTCCTGCGCCGGCACCTGCAGGTGATCGTGTTCTGCCAGAGCCGCCTGGCCACCGAGATCCTCACGACGTACTTGAAGGAGGACTTCGAGACCGTGCCCGGCATGTCCGAGCAGATCCGGGGCTACCGCGGCGGGTACCTGCCGCTCAGGCGCCGCGAGATCGAGAAGGGCCTCCGCGAGGGCTCGGTGAAGGGCGTCGTCTCCACCAACGCGCTGGAGCTCGGCATCGACATCGGCGCGCTCGACGTGTCGATCATGGCCGGCTACCCCGGCACCATCGCCGCCACCTGGCAGCGCGCGGGCCGGGCCGGGCGGCGCACCGCGCGATCGGCCGCGGTGATGGTGGCCAGCTCCGCGCCCATCGACCAGTTCGTGGTGAAGCACCCGGCGTACTTCTTCGACGCCTCGCCCGAGCACGCGCTCGTGAATCCCGACAACCTGCACATCCTCGTGGACCACGTGAAGTGCGCGGCCTTCGAGCTGCCGTTCACGGGCGCCGACGCCTTCGGCGCCGTGGACGTGCAGGAGGTGCTGCAGATCCTGCGCGAGAACGCCCTGGTGCACTTCTCGGGCGACGAGGAGACCCCGGACGACGGCCAGTGGCACTGGACCAGCGAAAGCTACCCCGCCGACGCGATCAGCCTGCGGTCGATCTCGTCGGACAACTTCGTCGTCGTGGACGTCACCGGTGAGGCGCGCGTCATCGGGGAGACGGACTTCACGAGCGGCCCGTCCACGCTGCACCCCAAGGCCATCTACCTGGTGGAGGGGCGCCTCTTCCAGGTGGAGACGCTGGACTTCGACGGGCGCAAGGCCTACGTGCGCTCCGTGGACTGCGACTACTACACCGACGCGATCTCGTACTCGAAGGTCACCATTCTCGACGTGGCGGCCGGCGCGGGCGAGACGGCCACCCACGGCGACGTGCACGTGTCGTCGCGGGTGGTGGGGTTCAAGAAGATCAAGTTCTACACGAACGAGAACGTGGGGTCGGGCGAACTGGATCTGCCGGAGCAGCAGATGCACACCACCGCCTACTGGCTGTCGGTCCCGCGGGCCGTGATGCAGGCGCTGCCGTACTCGAAGGACGAGCGGCGCGACGGCGTGGTGGGCCTCGGCTTCGCCATGAAGCACGTGGCGACGCTGCTGCTCATGTGCGACGGCCGCGACGTGGGGCTCGCCTTCGGGCAGGGCGACGACGCCCAGGGCGAGACGGGGCCGGTCGGCGGCCGGACCGCCGTGCCCGAGAGCCTCGGGGACGAGCCGCGGATCTTCCTGTACGATGCCTTCCCGGGCGGCATCGGCTTCTCGGCGCCGCTCTTCGGCATGCACGGCGATCTCCTGGCGCGGACCTACGAACTCGTGGCCGGCTGCGAATGCGACCACGGCTGTCCCACCTGCGTCGGGCCGATCGGCGAGACCGGTCCCCGCGCGAAGCGGGTCGCGCTCGCGATCCTCGATGCGCTGGGCACGGAGCGGCTGCCCGGCCGTGCCACGGGCGGCTCGGACGCGCTGCCGGCGCCGGGGGCGGCGCTGCCGGCCGCCGAAGCCGACGCCGACGTGCCGTTCTGA
- a CDS encoding sigma-70 family RNA polymerase sigma factor, translated as MPTPDRLAEQFEAHRPHTRMVAYRLLGSTGDADDAVQEAWLRLSRRDGEAIDNLRGWLTTVVARVCLDMLRARTSRREDSLDTHVPDPIVQPLGRWDGGVEAEVVRADALGLAVLVVLESLEPAERLAFVLHDVCGLSFDEIAPIVDRSVTAARQLASRARRRVQDRTRPPDADLRVQRQVVEAFLAAVQAGDIPALAAVLDPGIVLRADGGAAAGMSRLVRGADSVVAQAVAFSRLDLTSQVVLVNGHVGVVSRLPGGRLLSVIGYTVSGGKVVEMDVLADPERLSRLDLSGLGA; from the coding sequence GTGCCCACGCCCGACCGGCTCGCGGAGCAGTTCGAGGCACACCGCCCGCACACGCGGATGGTGGCCTACCGGTTGCTCGGATCGACCGGCGATGCCGATGACGCCGTGCAGGAAGCGTGGCTGCGGCTGAGCCGCAGAGACGGCGAGGCCATCGACAACCTGCGCGGGTGGCTGACGACGGTGGTGGCCCGCGTGTGCCTCGACATGCTTCGGGCCCGGACCTCCCGCCGCGAGGATTCGCTCGACACCCACGTGCCCGACCCCATCGTCCAGCCGCTCGGCCGCTGGGACGGCGGCGTGGAAGCGGAGGTGGTGCGGGCCGATGCCCTGGGGCTGGCGGTGCTGGTCGTGCTCGAGTCGCTGGAGCCGGCGGAGCGGCTGGCCTTCGTCCTCCACGACGTGTGCGGCCTGAGCTTCGACGAGATCGCCCCAATCGTGGACCGCTCGGTGACCGCGGCCCGCCAGCTCGCCAGCCGCGCCCGCCGGCGCGTGCAGGATCGGACGCGCCCCCCGGACGCGGACCTCAGGGTCCAGCGCCAGGTCGTCGAGGCATTCCTGGCGGCGGTGCAGGCCGGCGATATTCCGGCTCTTGCCGCGGTGCTCGACCCCGGGATCGTGCTCCGCGCCGATGGCGGGGCGGCGGCGGGCATGTCGCGACTGGTCCGGGGCGCCGATTCGGTCGTGGCGCAGGCTGTGGCCTTCTCGAGGCTCGATCTCACGAGCCAGGTGGTGCTCGTGAACGGTCACGTCGGCGTCGTCTCGCGCCTGCCGGGCGGGCGGCTGCTGTCGGTGATCGGCTACACGGTGTCGGGTGGCAAGGTGGTCGAGATGGACGTCCTTGCCGACCCGGAGCGGCTCAGTCGGCTCGATCTGTCGGGCCTCGGGGCCTGA
- a CDS encoding DoxX family protein has translation MNAVLWLFQIALALLCLAGGAYKIFAGQALADAMRALPPDGWRALGALEMVAGVLLVVPAAIRWMPHLTPLAAAVLTLETLGLAAFYASYSLAVSPANPLVWAVLMAAMSAVVAWGRFVPARLASGPLQP, from the coding sequence ATGAACGCAGTCCTGTGGCTGTTCCAGATCGCGCTCGCCCTGCTCTGCCTGGCCGGGGGCGCCTACAAGATCTTCGCGGGCCAGGCCTTGGCCGATGCGATGCGCGCCCTTCCGCCGGACGGCTGGCGCGCGCTGGGCGCGCTCGAGATGGTCGCGGGCGTGCTGCTGGTCGTCCCGGCGGCCATCCGGTGGATGCCGCACCTGACGCCGCTGGCGGCGGCCGTACTCACGCTGGAGACGCTGGGACTCGCCGCGTTCTACGCCAGCTACTCGCTGGCCGTGTCCCCGGCCAACCCTCTGGTGTGGGCGGTGCTGATGGCGGCGATGTCGGCGGTCGTGGCCTGGGGCCGCTTCGTGCCCGCCCGCCTGGCGTCGGGCCCGCTGCAGCCCTGA
- a CDS encoding serine hydrolase, which produces MAFRTLLAAALVIAPLGLPVRAQGLAADVVDAAARDLPKLRSLLVSRRGELLFERYYHGARASQPANVKSASKSVISALVGIAIERRLIPSVREPVATYFPQVARDRDPAKRSITVEHLLTMRAGLASTSGRGYGAWVTSRNWVDYVLARPMQAAPGAEMDYSTGNTHLLSAILTKATGMSTRAFANEALMRPLGFTLPPWPTDPQGIFFGGNDMLMTPKQLLAFGELYLNGGRANGRQVVPEAWVARSCEGRPRALPEFARGPGGLRDPLRDREYGYLWWVDELGGRETCFAWGYGGQYVFVVPSLDLVIATTSSPNVSEERRDHRRQLVELLTRHVIVPLAE; this is translated from the coding sequence ATGGCCTTCCGCACGCTGCTCGCCGCCGCGCTCGTCATCGCGCCGCTCGGCCTCCCGGTCCGCGCCCAGGGCCTCGCCGCGGACGTCGTCGATGCCGCCGCGCGCGATCTGCCCAAGCTCAGGAGCCTGCTCGTGAGCCGCCGGGGCGAGCTGCTCTTCGAGCGCTACTACCACGGCGCCCGGGCGTCGCAGCCGGCCAACGTGAAGTCGGCGTCGAAGAGCGTGATCTCGGCCCTGGTCGGGATCGCGATCGAGCGCCGGCTCATTCCGAGCGTGCGCGAGCCCGTGGCCACCTACTTCCCGCAGGTCGCCCGGGACCGCGACCCGGCCAAGCGGTCCATCACCGTCGAACACCTGCTCACGATGCGCGCCGGCCTGGCGAGCACGAGCGGCCGGGGCTACGGCGCGTGGGTGACCAGCCGCAACTGGGTGGACTACGTCCTCGCGCGTCCGATGCAGGCGGCGCCCGGCGCGGAGATGGACTACAGCACCGGGAACACGCACCTCCTGTCCGCCATCCTCACCAAGGCCACGGGGATGAGCACGCGCGCCTTCGCCAACGAGGCCCTGATGCGGCCCCTGGGCTTCACCCTGCCGCCCTGGCCCACCGACCCGCAGGGCATCTTCTTCGGCGGCAACGACATGCTGATGACGCCGAAGCAGCTGCTCGCCTTCGGCGAGCTGTACCTCAACGGCGGACGCGCGAACGGGCGTCAGGTGGTGCCCGAGGCCTGGGTGGCACGTTCGTGCGAGGGGCGGCCGCGGGCCCTGCCCGAGTTCGCGCGGGGCCCCGGCGGGCTGCGGGACCCGCTCCGCGATCGTGAGTACGGCTACCTGTGGTGGGTGGACGAGCTCGGCGGCCGCGAGACGTGCTTCGCCTGGGGCTACGGCGGGCAGTACGTCTTCGTCGTGCCGTCGCTGGATCTCGTCATCGCCACCACCTCGTCGCCGAACGTGAGCGAGGAGCGGCGCGACCACCGGCGGCAGCTCGTCGAACTCCTGACGCGGCACGTGATCGTCCCGCTGGCCGAGTGA
- a CDS encoding polysaccharide biosynthesis C-terminal domain-containing protein, whose product MSGSGSAGSPALTIGEALARLVAFGTTIYLARTLGPDTYGVVAVAAGVMLYLTQVADSGVELAGMTEASTGADGATAVARGAILHRLAIAGALMLLLWPAGWLAMPQPDGRVLALYTLGLPVAALSVRWVYLGLQRPGSVAVSRILGDVATAGATLALVHGAGDVYWVPLAATFGLAVAALWLLAGTRRLGVDLRAPGDRLRAAAMLARGRRLALFLLLGLVLYNIDLLLLRALKGDADSGRYAAAYVLISFSANLVIGYTLTVLPALAREREPTAATAGIYATGLVTAWMATLPVAIGGVLVAPAVIQVLFGRAYADGASALAVLVLSVPISGVREVAVAALLARQREPALLRVNALAAAANITLNLALIPPFGLVGAAWATVATEVVRTWLAMTAARRAVPGRLPVTGLGRVLAAGLGMGAAIAVSGTSGTLLAIGVGGVAYPVLLGLFGAVRVGGPQRFHVST is encoded by the coding sequence ATGAGCGGATCCGGATCCGCCGGATCGCCGGCGCTCACGATCGGCGAGGCGCTCGCCCGCCTCGTCGCCTTCGGCACCACGATCTACCTGGCCCGCACCCTCGGCCCGGACACGTACGGCGTGGTGGCGGTGGCGGCCGGCGTGATGCTGTACCTCACCCAGGTGGCGGATTCGGGCGTCGAGCTGGCCGGCATGACCGAGGCGTCGACCGGCGCCGACGGCGCGACCGCCGTCGCGCGTGGCGCCATCCTGCACCGGTTGGCGATTGCCGGCGCGCTGATGCTCCTCCTGTGGCCCGCGGGCTGGCTGGCGATGCCGCAGCCCGATGGACGCGTGCTCGCCCTCTACACGCTGGGCCTGCCCGTGGCCGCGCTGAGCGTGCGGTGGGTGTACCTCGGGCTCCAGCGTCCCGGCAGCGTGGCCGTCTCGCGCATCCTCGGCGACGTGGCCACGGCCGGCGCCACGCTGGCGCTCGTCCACGGGGCCGGCGACGTGTACTGGGTGCCGCTCGCGGCCACGTTCGGCCTGGCCGTCGCCGCGCTGTGGCTCCTCGCGGGGACGCGTCGGCTGGGGGTCGATCTTCGCGCGCCTGGCGACCGCCTCCGAGCGGCCGCCATGCTGGCTCGCGGGCGGCGCCTCGCGCTCTTCCTGCTCCTGGGCCTCGTGCTTTACAACATCGACCTGCTGCTCCTCAGAGCGCTCAAGGGCGACGCGGACTCCGGGCGCTACGCCGCGGCGTACGTGCTCATCTCGTTCTCGGCGAATCTCGTCATCGGCTACACGCTGACCGTGCTGCCGGCCCTCGCCCGCGAGCGGGAGCCGACCGCCGCCACCGCCGGAATCTACGCCACCGGACTGGTCACGGCGTGGATGGCGACGCTGCCCGTCGCGATCGGCGGCGTGCTCGTGGCGCCCGCCGTCATCCAGGTGCTCTTCGGTCGCGCGTACGCGGACGGGGCCTCCGCGCTCGCCGTCCTCGTGCTGTCGGTGCCCATCAGCGGCGTGCGGGAGGTGGCCGTGGCCGCGCTGCTCGCGCGGCAGCGGGAGCCGGCGCTGCTGCGCGTGAACGCCCTGGCCGCGGCCGCGAACATCACGCTGAACCTCGCGCTCATCCCGCCCTTCGGCCTCGTGGGCGCGGCGTGGGCCACCGTCGCCACCGAGGTGGTCCGCACGTGGCTCGCCATGACGGCCGCCCGCCGGGCCGTACCGGGCCGGCTGCCCGTGACCGGGCTCGGCCGGGTGCTCGCGGCCGGGCTGGGCATGGGCGCCGCCATCGCCGTGTCGGGCACGAGCGGGACGCTCCTGGCGATCGGCGTCGGCGGCGTGGCCTATCCTGTGCTCCTGGGGCTGTTCGGCGCCGTCCGCGTCGGCGGACCTCAGCGGTTCCACGTGTCCACATGA